GTCGTCGGCCACGGTTTCACGCTAGGCGCCCGGCCCGTGGCGCGTCGCGGCGGGGTGGCGCCGGGCGAGACAGTCCTTCGCCGGGCGAGACAGTCCGCGAAGGGCCCCTTGAGGGAATCTGAGTCCGGTAATGGGACCTTCACGGACCGGCCGGCAGACCGCTCAGTGGAAGACGGTGCCGCCCAGCACGATGTGGCTCGGGTGGTGCAGCGCGGCCAGGTCCTCGCGCGGGTCGTCCGGATAGACGATCAGATCCGCCGGTGCGCCGTGTTCGAGGCCCGGGTGGCCAAGCCACTCACGCGCCGCCCAGGAGGCGCTCGCCAGTGCCTGCGTACGCGACATGCCCGCGCGGTGCAGCGCTTCGACCTCGTCCGCGATCCGGCCGTGCGCGACCATGCCGCCCGCGTCCGTGCCCGCGAAGACGCGTACGCCCGCTTCGACCGCTGAGGAGACCATCTCCGCCACGCCTGCGTGCAGGGCGCGCATGTGCGCCGCGTACGCCGGGTACTTGCCAGCTTTCTCCGCGATGCCCGGGAAGTTCTCGATGTTGATCAAAGTGGGCACCAGCGCGACGTCGCGGCGCGCGAGTTCGGCCAGCTGCTCCGGGGACAGCGCGGTCCCGTGCTCGAGACAATCGATGCCCGCGCCGATCAGGCCCGGCAACGCGGCTTCGCCGAACACGTGCGCGGTGACGCGCGCGCCGAGGTCATGAGCGACCCGGATGGCTTCGGCCAGGACGTCGTCCGGCCACAGCGGGGCGAGATCGCCTTCGGCGCGGTCGATCCAGTCGCCGACCAGTTTGACCCAGCCGTCGCCGCCGCGGGCTTGTTCGGCGACTGCTTCGGGCAGCAGTTCCGGGTCGTCCAGCTCGATCGCGAAGCCGGGGATGTACCGCTTCGGCAGCGCCAGATGCCGGCCGCAGCGGATGATCGTCGGCAGGTCGGCGCGGGATTGCAGAGGGCGCACGTCGAGCGGCAGGCCGCAGTCGCGGATCAGCAGCGTGCCGGCCTCCCGGTCGGTCACCGCCTGCTCCGCCGCCTCCTCCACCGGCACCGCGCCGTGCGGGCCCAGGCCCGGGTGGCAGTGCGCGTCGACGAGGCCGGGAACCACGAATCCGCCGGTCGACAGCGTCTCCGCGCCGGGGACCGGCTCGAAGGACAGCTTTCCGTCGTGGATCCACAGGTCCCGCGGCTCGCCGTCGGGCAGGACAGTGCCGCGCAGGTGCAGCGGGCTCACTTGTTCTTCGGGTCCTTCGGCAGCTTGAACTTGGACGGGTCGAAACCGGGCACGTCGTTCATGCTGCCGAGCTGGGACAGGTCCGGCATTCCGCCGGGCATTCCGCCGCCCATGCCGCCGGGGGGCAGCATCGGCATGCCGCCGGGCATTCCGCCGCGCACCTTGGGCTGCGTGGGGCCGCGCCCCTTGCTGCCCTTCTTCCCCTTCTTGCCCTTGCGGCTCTTGCTGCCGCCGCCTCCGCCGAAGCCGAACCGGCCGGCCATCTGCGCCATCATCTTGCGCGCTTCGAAGAACCGGTTGACCAGGTCGTTGACCTCGCGCACGGTCACCCCGGAGCCGTTCGCGATGCGCAGCCGGCGGGACCCGTTGATCATCTTCGGGTCGGCCCGCTCGGCCGGGGTCATGCCGCGGATGATCGCCTGCAGCCGGTCCAGGTGCTTGTCGTCGACCTGGGCGAGCTGGTCTTTCATCTGGCCCGCGCCGGGCAGCATGCCGAGCAGGTTGCCGATCGGCCCCATCTTCCGCACGGCCAGCATCTGCTCGAGGAAGTCCTCCAGCGTGAGCTGCCCGCTGGTCAGCTTCTGCGCGGCCTGTTCGGCCTGCTCCTGGTCGAAGTGCTGCTCGGCCTGTTCGATCAGGGTCAGCACGTCGCCCATGCCCAGGATGCGCGAGGCCATCCGGTCCGGGTGGAACGTGTCGAAGTCTTCGAGCTTCTCGCCGTTGGACGCGAAGAGGATCGGCTGTCCGGTGACCTCGCGCACGGACAGCGCGGCGCCACCGCGAGCGTCGCCGTCCAGCTTCGTCAGCACCACACCGGTGAAGCCGACGCCGTCCCGGAACGCCTCGGCGGTGGTGACCGCGTCCTGACCGATCATGGCGTCGACCACGAACAGGACCTCATCGGGGCGGATGGCTGCCCTGATATCACTGGCCTGCTTCATCAGCTCTTCGTCGACGCCCAGCCGGCCGGCGGTGTCGACGACGACGATGTCGTGCTGCGCGTGCTTGGCCTCTTCGATGGCGCGGCGGGCGACGTCCACCGGGTCGCCGACGCCGTTGCCCGGCTCGGGCGCGAACACCGTGACTCCGGCGCGCTCGCCGACCACCTGCAGCTGGGTGACCGCGTTCGGCCGCTGGAGGTCGCAGGCGACCAGCATCGGCGCGTGCCCCTGCTTCTTCAGCCACATCGCCAGCTTGCCGGCCAGCGTCGTCTTGCCGGCGCCCTGGAGGCCGGCCAGCATGATCACCGACGGCGGGTTCTTCGCCAGGTTCAGCCGGCGGGTCTCGCCGCCGAGGATGCCGACGAGCTCCTCGTTGACGATCTTGACGACCTGCTGCGCCGGGTTCAGCGCCTGGGAGACCTCGGCGCCCTTCGCGCGATCCTTGATCTTGGCGATGAACGCCTTGACGACCGGGAGCGCGACGTCCGCTTCGAGCAGCGCGATGCGGATCTCACGCGCGGTGGCGTCGATGTCGGCATCGGACAGCCGGCCCTTGCGCGAGAGCGTCTGCAGGGCCGAGGTGAGCCGATCGGAGAGGGTGTCGAACACGGGGGTGCACGCTCCAGCTGGGTCGAGAGTTCGCGTGCCGGGCGGCGCTCGACACCCCCGGCATCCTCCGAGGGTAGCCGCCCCGGCCGTCCGGCCTTCACAGGCACGCGCGAGTTATTACTCGCAGGCGTAGCAGCTTCCGGGACGACATACCCAAGAACGTGGGAAAATCGGTCGACGAGAGCCGGAAAAATAGTAAACATAGGCGTATGACATCAGCTATCGCCCGCCGCCCGACACTCGCCGAGCAGTCCGGGGACGACGACGAAGCGGTCCCGTTCCGGCGCATCGCCGGCCTGTTCCGGCCGCACCGGCGGGCGCTGGCCGGGCTGTGCGCGCTGCTGGTCGCGCAGGCCGGGCTGGGCGTGACGGCTCCGTTCCTGCTTCGGGAGATGCTCGACACCGCGCTGCCGCGCCGGGACGCGCTGCTGGTCAGCCTGCTGGCGATGGGGATGATCGCCGCCGCGCTCGGCTCCGGCGCGCTGAGCGTGGCGACCACCGGGCTGTCCAACACCATCGGCCAGCGAGTGATGAACGAGCTGCGGGTCGCGGTGTACAGCCACCTGCAGCGGATGTCGCTCGGCTTCTACACCCGGACGAAGACCGGCGAAGTGCTGTCCCGGGTGTTCAACGACATCGGCGGCGTCGACAACGTGGTGACCGAGACCGCCGCGGCGATCGTGCAGAACGGCACCACCGCACTGGCCATCGCGGTCGCGATCCTGATCATGGACTGGCAGCTCGCACTGCTTTCGCTGGTGGTCGTGCCGCTGTTCCTGCTGTTCACCCTGCGCCTCGGCGGCAAGCAGCGGAAACTGGCGCGCGGCCGGACCCGGCGGATGGCGCGGCTGACCACGATCGTCGAGGAATCGCTGTCGGTCACCGGCGTACTGCTGGCCAAGACGATGGGCAACGGCAAGCTGATGCGCGACCGGTTCGCCGAGGAATCGCGCGAAGTGGCGGCGCTGGAACGCAGCGCCGCGCTCGCCGGGCGCTGGCAGCGGGCGGCGCGGACGATGAGCCTGACCATCGTCCCGGCGCTGGTCTACTGGGCGGCCGGGCTGGAGCTCGCGGGCGGCGCGGCACCGGTTTCGCTGGGCACCGTGGTCGCGTTCACCAGCATGCTCAACCGGCTGCTCGGGCCGGCGACCGCGATGCAGACGGTGGGCCAGAACGTCGCGTCGGCGAAGGCGTTGTTCGGGCGGATCTTCGAGGTGCTGGACCTGCCGGTGGAGATCGGCGATCGGCCGGGCGCTCGCGAACTCGTCGCATCCGGCGGCGCGGTGTCGATGCGCGGGGTTTCGTTCCGCTACGACGACGAGGGTCCGTGGACGCTGCGCGACATCGACCTCGACGTGCCAGCCGGGACGACGACGGCACTCGTCGGTTCCACCGGTTCTGGAAAAACGACGCTCGCTTACCTGGTCGCACGGTTGTATGAGGCGACGGAGGGGAAGGTGTTCGTGGACGGGACGGACGTGCGGGAGGTGACGCTGGCTTCGCTGGCCGCCGGGGTCGGGCTGGTGTCGCAAGAGACGTATCTCTTCCACGCCTCGGTGCGCGAGAACCTGCGGTTCGCGAAGCCGGACGCGACGGACGAGGAACTGGAGACCGCGGCGAAGGCGGCGCATGTCCACGACATGCTGGCCGCGCTGCCGGAGGGGTACGACACCGTGGTCGGCGAGCGGGGATACCGGTTTTCCGGCGGCGAGAAGCAGCGGATGGCGATCGCGCGGATCCTGTTGCGCAATCCGCCGGTGCTGATCCTCGACGAGGCGACCAGCGCTCTGGACAACCGCACCGAACGTGCCGTGCAGGCAGAGCTGGACCGGCTGGCGGCGGGACGGACGACGCTGACCATCGCGCATCGGCTGTCCACTGTGGAGCACGCGGACCAGATCGCGGTGCTGGACGCCGGGCGGATCGTGGAGCGGGGCACGCACGACTCGCTGCTCGCCGCCGGCGGGAGGTATGCGCGGCTGGTGCGGGGCGAAACCGCCTAATCTGGCGGGTATGCAGACCGAATCCCCCGGCCGGATCGACGAAAACCGTTCCGGCGAGCTGTCGCAGCTGGCGCGGTCGGTGCGAGAGGGCGTCGGGCGGCTGAACTGGCGGATGCGGTCGGAGGTCGGCTCGCGAGTGCCCGGGCCGGCGGTGCTGGCGGTGCTGTCCCGGCTTTACCGCGGAGGGACGCAGACGCCCGGGGAACTGGCCGAGGCGGAGCGGATCCATCCCCAGTCGCTGACGCGCATTCTGGCGGGGCTGGTGGAGCGGGGGCAGGTCACCCGGACGCCGGATCCCGCGGACGGCCGCAGGTCGTTGATCGAGATCACCCCGGAGGGACTGCGGGAGCTGCGGGCTTACTCGGAGGAGCGGGAGCGGTGGCTGGCGGAGGCGGTCGAGCGGGAGTTGAGCGATACCGAGCGGGAGCTGCTGCGGCTGGCGGCCGGGTTGCTGGTCCGGCTGGCGGAGTCTTGACGGCGGAGGCCCCCGCTGGCTCCGCAGAAGTCCGTGAAGGGCCCCATCAGGGAATCTAAGTCCGGCAAGGGGCCCCTCGCGCACACGCCCCGCCGCGAAAAGTCTCGACTGGGCATGGGTGCGCGGGGCCAGGGTGTCACCGGGAGTTCCGGGGCGACCGCTCCCCACGGTCGTCCCCGGAACCTGGCGGAAGGACTCACCTCCCCGGGAGCCTTCCGCCGTCGGCACGCGGAGCGGGTCCCCCTCGACCGTTCTGCGTTGAGGAGAAGTCTGCCGGGTGGGCGGGGGCGCGCGGCAGCGTGAAGTCCCTCAATCCGGACTGCGTAGGACTACTCAGATGGCGACGCCGGGACTGCTCAGATGCAGGTGTCGGGGTCGGCCGTCTCGCTGACGAACTCGATGGTCGGCTCGGCGTCGGCCAGTTCCTCGGCGGAGCAGCTCACCGCGCAGGCCGCGGCTTGCAGGACCTCGACCAGGACGTCCAGCTCCTGGTTCGGCACGGCGGCGAGCACCGGATTGCGCGCGTCCATCCGGCCGGCCAGCCCGGCCAGGGCGTGCGCGAGCGCGTGCTGGCCGGCGACCAGCTGCGTGACGACCTCGGACAGCTCGCCCAGCGTCGCGGCGGGACCGTCGCCTCGCAGGGTGAGCGCCAGCTCGTCCGCGCAGGCACGCAGGTGGCCGGCCACGACGGTCGGAGGCAGTGACAGCCCCGGCAGGTTCTCTTGGCCCCGCACGCGTTCACCCCGCTCTCGCGCCGCCGCTCGGACTCGCCATCCTGCCACCGGAACCCGGCTGCGCACCCCCGACACCCCGAATGGGTGAACTCGGATGGCGCAATCCGGCCGGACGTGCTTGGCCAGGCCGAGGTCAGGAGACCGCGGCCAGCACCTCGTCGGTGACCGTGGCCCGCCACTGCGGAGTGACGCGCCCGGACTTCGGCGACAGCGCGAACGAGTCCACGACCGCGCCGCCGAGCGTGGCCGCCTTCGCCCAGTGGACATCCGCCTCGGCGCGGCGCAGGGCGCTCGCCACCCGGAACAGCAGGCCGATCCGGTCGGCGGCGCGCAGCTCCAGCACGACGGCGTCCGGGCCGCTCGTTTCGTCGTCGAACCACCGGACCACCGGGGCCACGACCACGGGCGACGACGTGGCGTAGTCGCGTTCCTTGGCGGCCAGACGCTGGGTGAGCGGCAGCGTCCCGGCGACGGCGCGGGCGAACTGTTCCCGCAGCAGCGCGGGCTCCGGCGGGGAGCCGAACTTCGGCGACGCGCTGAAGACGCCGGCGCGGCCGGCACCGTGTTCGCGCAGGACCGCCGAGTGGACTTCGAGGGAGTTCAGCGCCAGCACCCCGGCCGCGGGCGCGAGCAGTTCGCGGTTCGGCGGCACGGCCAGCACCACCGTGACGACCTTGCCCTGAGAGGTGATCCGGATCTGGCCGACGCCGGTCCGGGCGGCTTCGGCGACCAGTTCCCGCTGGTCGTCGTCGAGCGGCTCAGGCGGAGTGAAACCCTTGCCGTGCATGGCCTCTTCGCAGCTGCTGACCAGTTCGGCGAGGAGCCGGTCCTTCCAGTCGGTCCAGACGCCGGGCCCGGTCGCCAGCGAATCAGCGCGGGTCAGGGCGTGCAGGAGTTCCAGCAGGACCACGTTGCCGTCCAGGGTCTTCACGACGCGGGAGACGGTCGCCGGGTCGGCGATGTCGCGCCGGGTCGCGGTGTGCGGAAGCAGCAGGTGGTGGCGGACCGCGGCGGAAACGGTCGCCACGTCGGCCGGAGGCAGGCCGAGGCGTTGCGCGACCGAGCTGGCGATCTTCGCGCCCAGTTCGGAGTGGTCGACGTCGCGGCCCTTGCCGATGTCGTGCAGCAAGGTGCTGATCAGCAGCAGGTCCGGCCGCGAGACCGTGGTGGTGAGTTTGGCGGCTTCGACGCAGGCTTGCACGAGGTGCCGGTCGACGGTCCATTGGTGCACCGGCGAACGCGGCGGGAGGTCGCGGACGGCACCCCATTCCGGGAACAGCCGGGCCCACAGGCCGGTGCGGTCGAGCGCCTCGACGGCATCGACCAGGCCTTCCCCCGCGCCGAGCAGCTCTACGAGGGCGTTGCGTGCGTCGTCCGGCCAGGGTTCGCGCAGCTCGGGGGCGGATTCGGCGAGGGTGCGCAGGGTGCCCGGCGAGACCGGTTTCCCGGTGCGCGCGGACGCCGCGGCGACCCGCAGCAGGAGGGCTGGGTCCTTGGCGGGCAGCGCGTCGCGGGCCAGCGCGACTTCGTCCCCGTGCAGGACGACGCCTTCGGCGAGCGGACGGCGGACCGGGCGACGGCCGAAACGCGGCTTGTCCTCAGTGGACCGAAGGGCGACATCGACGGCGTAGGAGATGGCTCGGCCGGCACCGGACAGCTTGCGAGCCAAGGCGAATCGATCGCCGAGACCCAGTTCGGACGCCACCACGTCGGCTTCCGGTGCGCTCAGGATGTCTCGTTCGCGCCGCTGCTCGCGGCGCAGTTCGGTGCGGACGTCCAGCAGAAGTTGCTTGGCGGCCAGCAGTTCTTCGCCCGGCCGGTCGGTGAGCTGACCCGCGGCGAGGGCTTCCAGCACGGCGAAGTCGCGGAGGCCGCCTCGGCCGTGTTTGAGGTCCGGTTCGGCGGACTGGGCGATTTCGCCGCTGCGCCGCCAGCGCGTGTGGACGGACTCCGCCAGCTCGGGCAGGCGTTTGCGAGCGGTGCGCCGCCATTGGTCGCGAGCTGCGGACGCGAGCCGTTCGGTGAGCGCCGGGTCGCCGGCGATGTGCCGGGCGTCGAGCAGACCGAGCGCGGTCCGCAGGTCCTCGGACGCGACCTTCAGCGCTTCGCCGGGGGTGCGGACCGAGTGGTCCAGGCCGACTCGCGCGTCCCACAGCGGGTACCAGAGCGCGTCCGCGATCTCGCCGATCCGGCTGTTTCCGTTGTGCAGCAACACTAGGTCCAGGTCCGAGCACGGCACCAGCTCGCGTCGTCCCAGTCCCCCCACGGCGACCAGCGCGACACCCGAATCCGCGGTGTCGACGCCGGCCGCCGTCGCTCCTTTCCCGAGCCAGAACTCGTACAGGTCGACCAGAGCGGCCCGCAATGCGGGTGCTCCGTGCCGGCCGTCGAGCAGCAGTGCGGTGGCCCGGGCCAGTTCTCCCCCGTCGGTCATCGGCTACAGCGCATCCGTCCCGCGCTCGCCGGTGCGAACCCGGATCACCGTGTCCACTGGCGTGACCCAGACCTTCCCGTCGCCGATCTTTCCGGTGTGCGCGGCGGTGGTGACCGCGTCGAGGACCTTCTCCACGACGGTGTCGTCCACCACCACCTCGATCTTCAGCTTGGACACGAAGTCCACCGAGTACTCGGCGCCGCGGTAGACCTCGGTGTGCCCCTTCTGCCGCCCGTAGCCCTGCACCTCGCTCACCGTCATGCCGAGCACGCCCAGCTGCTCCAGCCCGGAGCGGACGTCGTCGAGCGTGAACGGCTTGACGATCGCGGTGATCAGCTTCATGCCTTCGTCTCCTCGAGTTTCGTGGCCGGCTTGACCGGGAACGTCGCCGAGTGGCCGAGCCCGCCCATCCCGGTGAAGTCGTACGCGCTCTCCGCGTGCTGGCCCTCGTCGATGCCGCCGACCTCGTGTTCCACGCTGACCCGGAACCCGCCGGCCTTCTTGATCGCGAAGCCGATGATCAGGGTAAGCACGAACGAGTAAGCCAGCACGGCCAGCGCGGCGACCGTCTGGATGCCCAACTGCTTGAAGCCGCCGCCGTAGAACAGGCCGTTCGCGCCGGCCGAGTTGACGCTCGTGGTGGCGAAGAAGCCGATCAGGATGGTGCCCACCAGGCCGCCGACCAGGTGCACGCCGACCACGTCGAGCGAGTCGTCGAAGCCGAACCGGAACTTGAGCGACACGGCCAGCGCGCACAGCACCCCGGCGATCACGCCGATCGCGATCGAGCCGAGCGGACTGACGAAACCGCAAGCCGGGGTGATCGCGACCAGGCCGGCGACCGCGCCGGAAGCCGCACCGAGCGTGGTCGGCTTGCCGAACTTGAGCTGTTCCACGAGCAGCCAGCCGAGCACCGCGGCCGCGGTGGCCACCGTGGTGTTGGTGAACGCGACGGCGGCGAGGTCGTTCGCGCCGAGCGACGAGCCGGCGTTGAAGCCGTACCAGCCGAACCACAGCAGCGAAGCGCCGAGCAGCACGAACGGGACGTTGTGCGGACGGCCGGTGTCCTTCGGCCAGCCCTTGCGCTTGCCGAGCACGATGGCCAGCGCGAGGCCCGCGGCGCCGGCGTTGATGTGCACCGCGGTGCCGCCTGCGAAGTCGAGCGCCTTGAGCTGGTTGGCGATCCAGCCGCCGACCGCGTCCTTGCCGGTGAATCCGTCGAACGAGAACACCCAGTGCGCGACCGGGAAATAGACCACGACAACCCAGATCGTGATGAACAGCGACCAGCCCCAGAATTTCGCCCGGTCGGCGATCGCGCCGGAAATGAGCGCCGGAGTGATCACCGCGAACATCAGCTGGAACATGCAGAACGCGAGCAGCGGCAACGCGTCCGGTCCGGGCCAGGGCACCGGCGGCGGGCCTTGGCTCGCCAGGCCGACCAGCTTGCCGAACGCGTCGGACAGCCCGGCGAAGTCGAGATTCCCGACCAGGCCGCCGAAAGCGTCGTTGCCGAAGGCTAGCGAGAACCCGAAGAGCACCCACAGCACACCGACAATGGCCAGTGCGATGAAGTTCATCATCAACATGTTCAAAACGCTCTTCGCGCGGACCATGCCGCCATAGAAGAACGCGAGGCCTGGGGTCATGAGCATGACCAGCGCGGCGCTGATCAGCACCCAGGCGGTATCTCCAGCGTTCAGCACAATCGTCCTCCCGTGCCGTGGGCAACTGTTGAGGAAGTGTTGGGCGCAGGTGTTTCGCCGGGGTCCGGTTCACGTTTCCCGCGCGTGAACTCCGGTGCGGTGGTTGTTACAGCCACGTTTCCGGGAGACCAGGGTGAAGTGTCCGGTTAGGCAACGTCATGGTCGAATAGCGGTCATGTCGTTTCCTGCCCGCGTCGTCGACGCGCTGCGCTGTTCGGTGTGCGCTTCGCCGGTCACGCTGGACGAGCGGACGCTCCGCTGTGCGCAGCGGCACTCGTTCGATTTGGCCCGGCAGGGTTATGTCAACCTGCTGCACGCCCGCATCCCGGCGGGCACCGCGGACACCGCGCCGATGGTGGACGCGCGGGCCGCGTTTCTGGCCTCCGGCGCCTACGCGCCGCTCGCCGCGGCGATCGCGGACGCGGCCGGCGCGACGACCGGGTTGGTCATCGACGCGGGCGCGGGGCCGGGGTACTACCTGTCGCGGGTGCTGGACGGTGCGCCGGAGGCGGTCGGGCTGGCGCTGGACGTGTCGGCGATCGCGTTGCGCCGGGCGGCTCGGGCGCACGCGCGGCTGGGCGCGGCAGTGTGGAACTTGTGGGAGCCGTGGCCGGTGGGCGACGGGGTGGCGTCGGTGGTGCTGGACGTGTTCTCGCCGCGGAACGCGAGCGAGTTTCACCGGGTGCTGACACCGGGCGGGAAGCTGGTGGTGGCGTCGCCGTTGCCGGGACATCTGGCGGAGCTGGGCGATCTGGTGCTCGCCGTGGACTCCCGGAAGGAAGAACGACTTGAAGCTGCGCTGGGCGGGTTCTTCGCGCGCGAGTCGGCGGTGGAGGTCGTGCGGACCGGAGAGTTCAGTGCGGCGCAGGTGCGGGACGTGGTCGCGATGGGGCCGGCCGGGTTCCACCTGGACCGGGACAACCGGCGGGAGCGGCTCGCGGCGGCGGCCGGACGGGCCGTGACGGTGGCGGTTTCGGTGAGCGTCTGGCGGCAGCGGTGAGTGCGGTGCTGCGCGTTGCCGAAACGGCTGACGTCGCGGCTGTCCGCCAGTTCGGCGAGGTGCACATTCGGTCGCATTACACCCCTCTGATCGGTGCCGAGGCGGCCGAGCGACAGGTCCGGCGATGGTGGAACGAAACCGAGCTCGCCGCCGCGGCCGCGGCGGGGCGGGTCGTCGTGGCGGAAGACGGCGGCGAGGTCGCCGGCGTCGGGCAGATCGGCGCTGACTGCGTCGTCGGCGAGCTGTATCTGGAGCCGCTTCACCGCGGCCAGGGGCTCGGGCCGAAGCTGCTCGGCACCCTCGCCGCGCGGGTGCCAGACGGCGGCCTGCGGGTCGAGCACTTCGCCGCCGACCAGCGCGCCGGCGCGTTTTACGAACGGGAAGGGTTCGCCGTCGAGCGGATCGAGGCGGGCCTC
This sequence is a window from Amycolatopsis benzoatilytica AK 16/65. Protein-coding genes within it:
- a CDS encoding amidohydrolase family protein — encoded protein: MSPLHLRGTVLPDGEPRDLWIHDGKLSFEPVPGAETLSTGGFVVPGLVDAHCHPGLGPHGAVPVEEAAEQAVTDREAGTLLIRDCGLPLDVRPLQSRADLPTIIRCGRHLALPKRYIPGFAIELDDPELLPEAVAEQARGGDGWVKLVGDWIDRAEGDLAPLWPDDVLAEAIRVAHDLGARVTAHVFGEAALPGLIGAGIDCLEHGTALSPEQLAELARRDVALVPTLINIENFPGIAEKAGKYPAYAAHMRALHAGVAEMVSSAVEAGVRVFAGTDAGGMVAHGRIADEVEALHRAGMSRTQALASASWAAREWLGHPGLEHGAPADLIVYPDDPREDLAALHHPSHIVLGGTVFH
- the ffh gene encoding signal recognition particle protein, encoding MFDTLSDRLTSALQTLSRKGRLSDADIDATAREIRIALLEADVALPVVKAFIAKIKDRAKGAEVSQALNPAQQVVKIVNEELVGILGGETRRLNLAKNPPSVIMLAGLQGAGKTTLAGKLAMWLKKQGHAPMLVACDLQRPNAVTQLQVVGERAGVTVFAPEPGNGVGDPVDVARRAIEEAKHAQHDIVVVDTAGRLGVDEELMKQASDIRAAIRPDEVLFVVDAMIGQDAVTTAEAFRDGVGFTGVVLTKLDGDARGGAALSVREVTGQPILFASNGEKLEDFDTFHPDRMASRILGMGDVLTLIEQAEQHFDQEQAEQAAQKLTSGQLTLEDFLEQMLAVRKMGPIGNLLGMLPGAGQMKDQLAQVDDKHLDRLQAIIRGMTPAERADPKMINGSRRLRIANGSGVTVREVNDLVNRFFEARKMMAQMAGRFGFGGGGGSKSRKGKKGKKGSKGRGPTQPKVRGGMPGGMPMLPPGGMGGGMPGGMPDLSQLGSMNDVPGFDPSKFKLPKDPKNK
- a CDS encoding ABC transporter ATP-binding protein; the protein is MTSAIARRPTLAEQSGDDDEAVPFRRIAGLFRPHRRALAGLCALLVAQAGLGVTAPFLLREMLDTALPRRDALLVSLLAMGMIAAALGSGALSVATTGLSNTIGQRVMNELRVAVYSHLQRMSLGFYTRTKTGEVLSRVFNDIGGVDNVVTETAAAIVQNGTTALAIAVAILIMDWQLALLSLVVVPLFLLFTLRLGGKQRKLARGRTRRMARLTTIVEESLSVTGVLLAKTMGNGKLMRDRFAEESREVAALERSAALAGRWQRAARTMSLTIVPALVYWAAGLELAGGAAPVSLGTVVAFTSMLNRLLGPATAMQTVGQNVASAKALFGRIFEVLDLPVEIGDRPGARELVASGGAVSMRGVSFRYDDEGPWTLRDIDLDVPAGTTTALVGSTGSGKTTLAYLVARLYEATEGKVFVDGTDVREVTLASLAAGVGLVSQETYLFHASVRENLRFAKPDATDEELETAAKAAHVHDMLAALPEGYDTVVGERGYRFSGGEKQRMAIARILLRNPPVLILDEATSALDNRTERAVQAELDRLAAGRTTLTIAHRLSTVEHADQIAVLDAGRIVERGTHDSLLAAGGRYARLVRGETA
- a CDS encoding MarR family winged helix-turn-helix transcriptional regulator is translated as MQTESPGRIDENRSGELSQLARSVREGVGRLNWRMRSEVGSRVPGPAVLAVLSRLYRGGTQTPGELAEAERIHPQSLTRILAGLVERGQVTRTPDPADGRRSLIEITPEGLRELRAYSEERERWLAEAVERELSDTERELLRLAAGLLVRLAES
- a CDS encoding [protein-PII] uridylyltransferase — encoded protein: MTDGGELARATALLLDGRHGAPALRAALVDLYEFWLGKGATAAGVDTADSGVALVAVGGLGRRELVPCSDLDLVLLHNGNSRIGEIADALWYPLWDARVGLDHSVRTPGEALKVASEDLRTALGLLDARHIAGDPALTERLASAARDQWRRTARKRLPELAESVHTRWRRSGEIAQSAEPDLKHGRGGLRDFAVLEALAAGQLTDRPGEELLAAKQLLLDVRTELRREQRRERDILSAPEADVVASELGLGDRFALARKLSGAGRAISYAVDVALRSTEDKPRFGRRPVRRPLAEGVVLHGDEVALARDALPAKDPALLLRVAAASARTGKPVSPGTLRTLAESAPELREPWPDDARNALVELLGAGEGLVDAVEALDRTGLWARLFPEWGAVRDLPPRSPVHQWTVDRHLVQACVEAAKLTTTVSRPDLLLISTLLHDIGKGRDVDHSELGAKIASSVAQRLGLPPADVATVSAAVRHHLLLPHTATRRDIADPATVSRVVKTLDGNVVLLELLHALTRADSLATGPGVWTDWKDRLLAELVSSCEEAMHGKGFTPPEPLDDDQRELVAEAARTGVGQIRITSQGKVVTVVLAVPPNRELLAPAAGVLALNSLEVHSAVLREHGAGRAGVFSASPKFGSPPEPALLREQFARAVAGTLPLTQRLAAKERDYATSSPVVVAPVVRWFDDETSGPDAVVLELRAADRIGLLFRVASALRRAEADVHWAKAATLGGAVVDSFALSPKSGRVTPQWRATVTDEVLAAVS
- a CDS encoding P-II family nitrogen regulator, translated to MKLITAIVKPFTLDDVRSGLEQLGVLGMTVSEVQGYGRQKGHTEVYRGAEYSVDFVSKLKIEVVVDDTVVEKVLDAVTTAAHTGKIGDGKVWVTPVDTVIRVRTGERGTDAL
- a CDS encoding ammonium transporter, with the translated sequence MLNAGDTAWVLISAALVMLMTPGLAFFYGGMVRAKSVLNMLMMNFIALAIVGVLWVLFGFSLAFGNDAFGGLVGNLDFAGLSDAFGKLVGLASQGPPPVPWPGPDALPLLAFCMFQLMFAVITPALISGAIADRAKFWGWSLFITIWVVVVYFPVAHWVFSFDGFTGKDAVGGWIANQLKALDFAGGTAVHINAGAAGLALAIVLGKRKGWPKDTGRPHNVPFVLLGASLLWFGWYGFNAGSSLGANDLAAVAFTNTTVATAAAVLGWLLVEQLKFGKPTTLGAASGAVAGLVAITPACGFVSPLGSIAIGVIAGVLCALAVSLKFRFGFDDSLDVVGVHLVGGLVGTILIGFFATTSVNSAGANGLFYGGGFKQLGIQTVAALAVLAYSFVLTLIIGFAIKKAGGFRVSVEHEVGGIDEGQHAESAYDFTGMGGLGHSATFPVKPATKLEETKA
- a CDS encoding putative RNA methyltransferase, with the protein product MSFPARVVDALRCSVCASPVTLDERTLRCAQRHSFDLARQGYVNLLHARIPAGTADTAPMVDARAAFLASGAYAPLAAAIADAAGATTGLVIDAGAGPGYYLSRVLDGAPEAVGLALDVSAIALRRAARAHARLGAAVWNLWEPWPVGDGVASVVLDVFSPRNASEFHRVLTPGGKLVVASPLPGHLAELGDLVLAVDSRKEERLEAALGGFFARESAVEVVRTGEFSAAQVRDVVAMGPAGFHLDRDNRRERLAAAAGRAVTVAVSVSVWRQR